In Humulus lupulus chromosome 7, drHumLupu1.1, whole genome shotgun sequence, the following are encoded in one genomic region:
- the LOC133789162 gene encoding stress-response A/B barrel domain-containing protein At5g22580, producing MGEFKHLVIVKFKEDVAVDEVVKGMETLVSQVESVKSFEWGKDVESIEMLRQGFTHAFLMTFEKKEDFTAFQGHPKHVEFSSTFSVAIDKIVVLDFPTLLVKTTPA from the exons ATGGGTGAGTTTAAACACTTGGTGATAGTCAAGTTCAAGGAAGATGTAGCTGTGGATGAAGTTGTCAAAGGAATGGAGACTTTGGTCTCTCAGGTTGAGTCTGTCAAGTCCTTCGAATG GGGAAAAGATGTGGAAAGCATAGAGATGCTAAGACAAGGATTCACTCATGCATTCTTAATGAcatttgagaagaaagaagattTCACAGCATTTCAAGGCCACCCCAAACATGTGGAATTCTCATCAACTTTTTCAGTTGCTATAGACAAGATTGTGGTGCTTGATTTTCCTACTCTTCTTGTCAAGACTACACCAGCTTGA
- the LOC133790157 gene encoding uncharacterized protein LOC133790157, with translation MILYYSIFFTVSNPKTSQEERTKMKPFKKLHHHHHHHHHHLQQHHLFLLIILTSFFLTSYASKDSLTIRTCGKIPIQEPFFSIQTSNLSSPFNHMLLCQSQKLYYRTSVGLFPISSINYTTKLLTISDTCSSPHYYFSLSVGFPKPSKPNSLLLLNCSNSTTTTSTTTANSACLSLLQTCGVQEDVVKKERCSSSIFIDDFENLDMGFHPRHLNCSHYTRLYYDEFEGVKLGTRVSFDVPDHLPNICNECEKPNGNCGVGLRCMCHPKECKDKVISKGGSLYDYVGKIMLVSLVSFLVVMLSVEF, from the exons ATGATCTTATATTATTCAATATTCTTCACTGTTTCAAACCCCAAAACCagccaagaagaaagaaccaaaatgaAACCATTCAAGAaactccaccaccaccaccatcatcatcatcatcatcttcaacaACATCATCTTTTCCTTCTCATAATTCTAACAAGTTTTTTCTTAACATCTTATGCCTCTAAAGATTCTCTGACAATTAGAACCTGTGGTAAAATCCCAATTCAAGAGCCATTTTTTTCTATTCAAACTTCAAATCTTTCATCCCCATTCAATCACATGCTTCTCTGCCAATCTCAGAAGCTGTACTACAGAACCTCAGTAGGCCTTTTCCCAATCTCCTCCATTAATTACACCACTAAACTTCTTACTATTTCTGACACTTGTTCTTCTCCTCACTATTATTTTTCACTCTCAGTTGGTTTTCccaaaccctcaaaacccaactCACTTCTTCTCCTCAACTGCTCAaacagtactactactactagtactaccactGCTAACAGTGCTTGTTTATCATTATTACAAACATGTGGAGTACAAGAAGATGTTGTTAAGAAGGAGAGATGTTCTAGTTCCATATTTATTGATGATTTTGAAAATCTTGACATGGGTTTTCACCCCAGACACTTGAATTGCTCACATTACACTAGATTGTATTATGATGAATTTGAAGGGGTCAAATTGGGGACTAGGGTTTCTTTTGATGTGCCTGATCATTTGCCTAATATTTGCAATGAATGTGAAAAACCAAATGGCAATTGTGGTGTTGGACTGAGGTGTATGTGCCACCCAAAAGAGTGTA AGGACAAGGTAATTTCAAAGGGTGGATCCTTGTATGATTATGTTGGTAAAATTATGTTAGTCTCTTTGGTTTCTTTTCTAGTAGTTATGCTTTCAGTTGAATTTTGA